A genome region from Methanobacterium subterraneum includes the following:
- a CDS encoding DUF166 domain-containing protein, producing the protein MKIAIVTDGAYGERAYATIKEEFDSEYLVMDSLQSSFMDEIDLPLETMERLEKANIIITYVLHPDLTLDLVDALYDKVDWIIVGAWRGEGFKNQLESYGNVNCPENMCDLTENGNPVFDEFVSKFGRPVVRVNCQGDKVVDVEVLRCSPCGSTQFVAEEMVGENTDTIPIKAGLRIQHYPCRAPKMRLFADDECKKEMAANFHKEAFQEALDKKKDINPKK; encoded by the coding sequence ATTAAGATAGCTATAGTAACAGACGGAGCCTACGGTGAAAGGGCTTATGCAACCATAAAAGAAGAATTTGACTCTGAATACCTGGTTATGGATTCCCTTCAGTCCAGTTTCATGGATGAGATCGATCTTCCCCTAGAAACCATGGAACGTTTGGAAAAGGCAAACATCATCATAACCTATGTTTTACACCCTGATCTTACCCTGGACCTGGTGGATGCTCTGTATGATAAGGTGGATTGGATAATAGTAGGGGCCTGGAGAGGTGAAGGTTTCAAAAACCAGCTGGAAAGTTATGGGAATGTGAACTGTCCAGAAAACATGTGCGACCTCACTGAAAATGGTAACCCTGTTTTTGATGAATTTGTATCTAAATTCGGCAGACCAGTGGTACGGGTGAACTGCCAGGGCGATAAAGTGGTTGATGTGGAGGTTTTACGTTGCTCTCCCTGCGGTAGCACCCAATTCGTGGCTGAGGAAATGGTGGGTGAAAACACAGACACTATACCAATTAAAGCTGGTCTTAGAATACAACATTATCCTTGTCGTGCCCCTAAAATGAGACTTTTCGCTGATGATGAGTGTAAAAAGGAAATGGCTGCTAACTTCCATAAGGAAGCATTCCAGGAAGCACTGGATAAAAAGAAAGATATTAACCCTAAAAAATAA
- a CDS encoding PAS domain-containing response regulator translates to MKKKGPINVLLVEDNPGDAVIINEMFREIPQIEFNVFLAKRLSEGLEAIHKEDFHIVLLDLQLPDSQGIETFNQVHQLAPEIPIIILTGLEDEDFALDIVGEGAQDYLVKGQVDRKLLARSIKYSIERKHIEGRLRESEEKYRLMVEKIHSGVFFVNSRNQLSYVNKQMAKMLGFTVPEMINKDISQFTNPEGDSCFKKHLKKVSEGKEYPKKIAKTYELEFLNRNGSSLWVLVSTNPLFKPNGEYLGAISIMTDISSRKGIEKSLMEAMIEKDKDFFLIMGNMVEAMKPLIHKDHMTNHVVDEYDDKFT, encoded by the coding sequence ATGAAAAAAAAAGGACCTATCAATGTTCTTCTGGTGGAGGATAACCCCGGAGATGCGGTGATAATAAATGAAATGTTCAGAGAGATCCCACAGATTGAATTCAACGTTTTCCTTGCCAAACGTCTCTCTGAAGGACTGGAAGCAATCCATAAAGAAGATTTTCACATCGTTCTACTGGATCTGCAATTGCCGGATAGTCAGGGTATTGAAACCTTCAATCAAGTCCACCAACTGGCACCTGAAATACCAATAATTATACTCACTGGACTGGAAGATGAGGATTTTGCCCTGGATATTGTGGGTGAAGGTGCCCAGGATTATCTGGTTAAGGGACAAGTGGACCGGAAGTTACTGGCCAGATCTATAAAATACTCTATTGAACGAAAACACATTGAAGGTCGTTTAAGGGAAAGTGAAGAAAAATACAGGTTAATGGTGGAAAAAATTCATTCTGGAGTTTTTTTCGTGAATTCCAGAAATCAGTTAAGCTATGTTAATAAACAAATGGCTAAAATGTTAGGTTTCACAGTACCCGAGATGATTAATAAGGATATCTCCCAATTCACCAATCCCGAAGGGGATTCATGTTTCAAGAAACACTTGAAAAAGGTAAGTGAAGGGAAGGAATATCCTAAGAAAATAGCCAAAACCTATGAACTAGAATTTTTAAACAGAAATGGTTCCAGTCTCTGGGTTTTAGTATCCACAAACCCACTTTTTAAACCTAACGGAGAATACTTAGGTGCAATTTCTATTATGACCGATATAAGTTCACGTAAAGGTATTGAAAAATCCTTGATGGAAGCCATGATCGAAAAAGACAAGGATTTCTTCTTAATAATGGGAAACATGGTTGAAGCCATGAAACCATTAATTCACAAAGACCATATGACAAACCATGTAGTAGATGAATACGATGATAAATTTACCTGA
- a CDS encoding V4R domain-containing protein, giving the protein MPEYTNYDEYLENMGLILKEGASILCLSPESDATRPGPFCEERKTLVSANSVGALRSIIITGSKQFGMGTIGSILRIAGGEFSTLRAAQMIDAGKIEKGDIQGWLDLVKFDFKNWGYGILTTESIEDDKIVVRLDESMSSAGIPNLGKAVCYYEGGRITGGLSEVTGEKWQFVETNCWGIGDDFCKFEITKI; this is encoded by the coding sequence ATGCCAGAATACACAAACTACGATGAATACTTGGAAAACATGGGATTAATACTCAAAGAAGGCGCCAGCATCCTATGTTTAAGCCCTGAATCAGACGCTACACGCCCCGGACCCTTCTGTGAAGAAAGAAAAACACTGGTTTCCGCTAATTCAGTGGGTGCTTTGAGATCAATAATCATTACTGGAAGTAAACAGTTTGGAATGGGAACCATTGGCTCCATACTCCGAATAGCAGGAGGGGAATTTTCAACCTTAAGAGCCGCTCAGATGATCGATGCTGGTAAAATTGAAAAGGGAGATATCCAGGGATGGTTAGACCTGGTTAAATTCGATTTCAAAAACTGGGGTTATGGTATATTAACCACTGAAAGTATTGAAGATGACAAAATCGTGGTTAGACTGGATGAAAGTATGAGTTCCGCAGGGATACCCAACCTGGGAAAAGCAGTATGTTACTATGAAGGAGGACGAATCACTGGAGGTCTCTCAGAGGTAACCGGAGAAAAATGGCAGTTTGTAGAAACAAACTGCTGGGGAATTGGAGACGACTTCTGCAAATTCGAAATAACCAAGATCTGA
- a CDS encoding roadblock/LC7 domain-containing protein produces MISRVLKDLGRIEGVNGSLVVGKDGLIIERDVSSDIDSELVGAMSSAVFGTAERSSEEMKHDKLQQVMIEGNKGKTLMIDSGEAILAVITDTSINLGLIRLEMKRSSDRIMELL; encoded by the coding sequence GTGATAAGTAGAGTTCTTAAAGACTTAGGTAGGATAGAAGGAGTGAATGGATCATTGGTAGTTGGAAAAGACGGTTTAATCATAGAAAGAGACGTTTCTTCCGATATTGACTCAGAACTGGTAGGTGCCATGTCTTCAGCTGTTTTTGGTACAGCAGAAAGATCATCCGAAGAAATGAAACATGATAAACTGCAACAGGTCATGATTGAAGGTAATAAAGGAAAAACACTCATGATAGATTCTGGAGAAGCAATTTTAGCGGTGATCACCGACACAAGTATAAATCTAGGATTAATACGATTGGAAATGAAACGAAGCTCAGACCGAATTATGGAATTACTTTAA
- the argB gene encoding acetylglutamate kinase: METVNILIEALPYIKKFHQKKIMIKYGGHAMIDSAAKSSTARDTVLLKYVGMKPIVVHGGGPEISRSMNKLGKEPKFIGGLRVTDQETMDIVKMVLVGKINTEIVANIGLHGGKGVGLSGKDNLLLKARKRSPQLVVNQETGEEQTVDLGLVGEIESINPEILDVLTENNYIPVISPIGVDERAETLNLNADTVAGEVGGKVGAEKLIILTDVPGILRDPSDKDSLIKKATISEVKELIEDGTVRDGMLPKVLTCISALEKGVKSAHIIDGRVKHSILLEIFTKKGIGTMITR; encoded by the coding sequence ATGGAAACTGTTAACATTCTCATTGAGGCTCTGCCTTACATTAAAAAATTCCACCAGAAAAAGATTATGATTAAGTATGGTGGCCATGCCATGATTGATTCGGCTGCAAAAAGCTCCACCGCACGGGACACCGTTCTCCTAAAATATGTGGGGATGAAACCAATAGTGGTCCACGGAGGGGGTCCTGAAATCTCCCGTTCCATGAATAAATTAGGGAAGGAACCAAAATTCATAGGAGGATTGCGAGTAACTGACCAGGAAACCATGGATATTGTGAAAATGGTCCTGGTAGGTAAGATCAACACGGAAATTGTGGCAAACATCGGACTCCACGGAGGTAAAGGGGTGGGACTCTCTGGTAAAGATAACCTGCTGCTTAAGGCCCGCAAGCGATCCCCACAATTAGTGGTCAACCAGGAAACTGGTGAAGAACAAACCGTGGATCTGGGACTCGTAGGGGAGATTGAATCCATCAACCCAGAAATCTTGGATGTTCTAACTGAAAACAATTACATACCAGTCATCAGCCCCATAGGAGTGGATGAAAGGGCAGAAACTCTAAATTTAAACGCAGATACAGTGGCTGGTGAAGTTGGTGGCAAAGTAGGAGCCGAGAAACTTATCATACTCACCGACGTGCCAGGCATACTGCGCGATCCATCTGATAAGGATAGTCTCATCAAAAAGGCCACCATCAGCGAAGTTAAGGAACTGATTGAAGATGGTACAGTCCGTGATGGTATGCTGCCCAAGGTCCTCACCTGCATCAGCGCCCTGGAAAAAGGAGTTAAGTCCGCCCACATAATCGATGGTCGGGTTAAGCACAGCATACTCCTGGAAATATTCACCAAAAAGGGTATTGGGACCATGATTACCAGATGA
- a CDS encoding ArsR/SmtB family transcription factor: protein MKGEDVCDVQCIHEDSVKEVKSQMLDDETFQMISDNFKILSDPTRLKILYALILKEICVCDLAAILKMNDSAVSHQLRLLRNKNLVKFRKKGKMAYYSISDQRIMEMIQMESELVD from the coding sequence ATGAAGGGTGAAGATGTTTGCGATGTACAATGCATCCATGAAGATTCAGTAAAGGAAGTCAAGTCGCAAATGCTGGATGATGAGACCTTCCAAATGATTTCTGACAACTTCAAGATACTCAGTGACCCCACCCGCTTGAAAATACTCTACGCACTGATACTCAAAGAAATTTGTGTCTGTGACCTGGCTGCCATCTTGAAGATGAACGATTCAGCAGTCTCCCACCAACTCCGATTACTAAGAAATAAGAATCTGGTTAAATTCCGTAAAAAAGGGAAAATGGCCTATTATTCAATTTCGGACCAGCGGATAATGGAAATGATCCAAATGGAATCTGAACTGGTAGATTAA
- a CDS encoding NAD(P)/FAD-dependent oxidoreductase, whose protein sequence is MRIVSIQGSGPAGLSAAINLAREGFQISVYEKNKDVGQRFNGDFQGLENWTVNEDVHQSFKKMNIDQGYDYVPFKSFTLSNGDRFWNFQLDKPAFYLVKRGPQEGSLDYGLKEQALDMGVDINFGETIPGESTDIIATGPIVREKFAVARGAVFETDMDDMAMALVNDHLAYKGYSYLLVNGGCGTISTVLFHDFHLLKYCFQNTLKIFRELTDFTWANIHHSGGMGSFSNQNTFERNGRLYVGEAAGIQDLLWGFGIRDAITSGYLAAKALIHNEGYSEMAEQQFRKKLKSSIVNRFLWEISGNYSWIVDRIYGQNDPLAYVGSFHRFNWMQRLLYPLARLAMKRRYGNLRL, encoded by the coding sequence ATGAGAATTGTGTCCATTCAGGGTTCTGGTCCTGCAGGATTATCGGCTGCAATTAACCTTGCCAGGGAGGGGTTTCAAATTTCAGTCTATGAAAAGAATAAGGATGTGGGGCAACGATTTAATGGGGATTTCCAGGGACTGGAAAACTGGACAGTTAATGAAGATGTTCATCAAAGTTTTAAAAAGATGAATATTGATCAGGGTTACGATTATGTGCCCTTTAAAAGTTTCACTCTTTCCAATGGGGATCGTTTTTGGAATTTTCAACTGGATAAACCTGCTTTTTACCTGGTTAAAAGGGGTCCTCAGGAGGGAAGTTTGGATTATGGATTAAAGGAGCAGGCACTGGATATGGGTGTTGACATCAATTTTGGCGAGACCATCCCTGGGGAGAGTACGGATATTATTGCTACCGGTCCAATTGTCCGGGAGAAATTCGCGGTAGCCAGGGGTGCTGTTTTCGAGACAGATATGGATGACATGGCTATGGCCCTGGTTAATGACCATTTAGCCTATAAGGGTTACTCCTATCTCTTAGTTAATGGGGGTTGTGGAACCATTTCTACAGTATTGTTCCATGATTTCCATCTTCTTAAGTACTGCTTCCAAAATACATTGAAAATCTTTAGGGAATTAACTGATTTTACATGGGCAAATATCCATCATTCTGGTGGTATGGGTTCTTTTTCTAATCAGAATACTTTCGAAAGGAATGGGAGGCTATATGTAGGTGAAGCTGCTGGAATTCAGGACCTATTATGGGGATTTGGCATAAGGGATGCCATCACTTCAGGTTATCTAGCTGCAAAGGCCCTGATACACAATGAAGGTTACTCTGAGATGGCAGAACAACAATTTAGAAAAAAACTGAAATCTAGTATTGTTAATAGATTTTTATGGGAAATATCTGGAAATTACTCCTGGATCGTGGATCGGATATATGGTCAGAATGATCCACTGGCTTATGTTGGTTCCTTTCATAGATTTAACTGGATGCAGCGATTATTATATCCTCTGGCACGGTTAGCTATGAAAAGAAGATATGGAAATTTAAGATTATAA
- a CDS encoding P-loop NTPase family protein → MDLYYKLINNNMAQYRVQSEGDSNDFVFTRSFRKIYRMFRSLKNRKGRFVLIIGTPGTGKSANIYSALKILDLDIYDPTLFLDNMNMSYSEVFHEFFQTLRVDLGVKTNEEIYQKVAEYDAVLLADKLLDSEFLDKDKFGLSLWTENNGIKAFPFYIKVFREYLKHRGDLEKVNVVIQTAFMIKIRGVKYDLLTDFSILSEIFVFLMNLFFEIIRISYSAEETVQIIQKNFPDVDEDQILSCINKYGCRPRFIFEDLENGLGNEY, encoded by the coding sequence GTGGATTTATATTATAAACTCATAAATAATAACATGGCACAGTATAGGGTGCAGTCAGAAGGGGACAGTAATGACTTTGTATTTACCCGGTCATTTCGGAAGATATATCGTATGTTCCGCAGTTTGAAAAATCGAAAGGGAAGGTTCGTACTCATTATTGGAACTCCTGGTACTGGTAAATCTGCCAATATTTATTCTGCTTTGAAGATACTGGATCTAGATATTTACGATCCAACCCTATTTCTGGATAACATGAACATGAGTTATTCAGAGGTGTTCCATGAATTTTTCCAGACACTGCGGGTTGATCTGGGTGTTAAGACTAATGAAGAGATCTATCAGAAGGTAGCTGAATACGATGCAGTGTTACTGGCTGACAAACTCCTTGACTCTGAATTTCTGGATAAAGACAAATTTGGATTAAGCCTCTGGACTGAAAATAACGGGATAAAAGCATTCCCCTTCTATATCAAAGTATTCCGAGAATACTTGAAACACAGGGGGGATCTGGAGAAGGTTAACGTGGTGATTCAGACGGCCTTTATGATCAAGATCAGGGGTGTTAAGTACGATCTACTGACTGATTTCAGCATCCTATCGGAAATCTTTGTTTTTTTAATGAACCTCTTCTTTGAAATCATTCGGATTTCTTACTCTGCGGAAGAGACTGTGCAAATAATTCAAAAAAATTTCCCAGATGTGGATGAAGACCAGATACTATCCTGCATAAACAAATACGGTTGCCGGCCCCGTTTTATTTTCGAAGACCTTGAAAATGGGCTGGGTAACGAATATTAG
- a CDS encoding transposase, with translation MNIPLNPDSKDPIWTLFGKVIKLIDSRSFQQELARNKLQSIERYQTMLKIILLASYFNLEVSHVHSEVENREKLRKFLNINNPLTLKQIREVYSRKNEQKYLELALKTLNKLEFKKIRGLKTILLDSTAIIIDLKFNGKYISKQTCLDKDYKRGFSTSKGHYAGFQMTIAVEHETLRPLAILIYPGSPNDAKIFDKIMYELKRRRLLRKGQLVIADKGFYSACNYLTGINKYKIVPLVFPRKKPTLEVLKDKIINPLDYFNYENKSGTIYQELRNRLFELLPKWEDSRRTRWKIEKVFEFLKENLGLGHIHAYTKRSVYKKAYLNVLLLGILISNGQNEIKEIYTMQNFT, from the coding sequence ATGAATATCCCGTTAAATCCCGATTCAAAAGACCCTATTTGGACTCTGTTTGGTAAAGTAATTAAACTTATCGATAGTAGAAGTTTTCAGCAAGAATTGGCTCGAAACAAGCTACAAAGCATAGAACGATATCAAACTATGCTAAAAATAATATTATTAGCATCATATTTTAATTTAGAAGTATCACATGTTCACTCTGAGGTAGAAAACCGTGAAAAGCTCCGGAAATTCCTAAATATAAACAACCCATTAACATTAAAACAAATCAGAGAGGTTTATTCACGAAAAAATGAACAAAAATACCTAGAATTAGCATTAAAAACACTTAACAAACTAGAATTTAAAAAAATACGAGGTCTTAAAACTATTTTACTCGATTCAACCGCGATAATCATTGATTTGAAGTTTAATGGAAAGTATATTTCAAAGCAAACATGCCTTGATAAAGACTACAAAAGAGGCTTTTCTACCTCTAAAGGCCATTATGCAGGCTTTCAGATGACAATAGCAGTAGAACACGAAACATTAAGACCCCTAGCAATACTAATCTATCCAGGTTCACCAAACGACGCAAAAATATTTGACAAAATTATGTATGAACTGAAAAGAAGAAGATTACTCAGAAAAGGACAATTAGTAATTGCAGATAAAGGATTTTATAGTGCCTGCAATTACTTAACCGGAATAAACAAATACAAAATCGTTCCGTTAGTATTTCCAAGGAAAAAACCAACATTAGAAGTGTTAAAAGACAAAATAATCAATCCGTTAGATTATTTTAACTATGAAAATAAATCCGGAACAATATATCAGGAATTACGAAACCGATTATTCGAATTACTTCCTAAATGGGAAGATTCACGCCGAACAAGATGGAAAATCGAGAAAGTATTCGAATTCCTAAAAGAAAATTTAGGCTTAGGACATATACACGCATATACCAAACGATCCGTCTATAAAAAAGCATATCTAAATGTACTTTTACTAGGAATACTAATATCCAATGGCCAAAACGAAATCAAAGAAATTTACACCATGCAAAATTTCACTTAA